One Helianthus annuus cultivar XRQ/B chromosome 12, HanXRQr2.0-SUNRISE, whole genome shotgun sequence genomic region harbors:
- the LOC110891556 gene encoding calphotin-like, translating to MDSSSTGESDTTDPMPIVSDGRVSSEREVYTSDTTSTDDDDFQPFALPDAVVEPADGPVAEDLPFVVIPAPIPLAMYPVIDMPLDVVADDDVDLFDDEPLEDDVEGEALIAADDHLLPADAPAEESPVHSPVPDSFESVASAPSHEQGAQHYSHDTDPDRASSAAPAPAPSFAIDHDINDDSDPVFPPGFDPDQEIEFIHLDQPMEDPADPVDPAFADPADFEMEFDDLEPAVAPEPVVAPDPALEHDPIHADVPAVDPLIADVPIDDHPIVAPLLEDDHVVADAHIDAPPLLEGPVAAPLVVDEHVADFPVDPVVVAPFPDPVPLEPDHALFVTHVDPQYAHTRNGWIEDDDDFPPFVVPVTPVSAPASAPFDAPLFPTHTADAHRTDLPITFLQDIPPPRPGEGSSHQPFGHAPFISGGDQFIPPMSQHIVVPPCCTVYCATFCSI from the coding sequence ATGGATTCATCCAGCACAGGAGAGTCGGACACCACTGACCCGATGCCCATAGTGTCAGACGGTAGAGTGTCATCCGAGCGAGAGGTATACACTTCGGATACCACCAGTACAGACGACGACGACTTCCAGCCGTTTGCACTGCCCGATGCCGTTGtcgagcccgctgatggccccgTTGCTGAGGATTTGCCATTTGtggtgatccctgctcccataccccTTGCCATGTATCCTGTTATCGATATGCCTCTGGACGTAGtcgctgacgacgacgtcgatTTGTTTGACGACGAGCCACTGGAGGATGAcgttgagggcgaggcccttataGCTGCCGATGATCACTTGCTTCCTGCAGATGCTCCCGCTGAGGAATCACCTGTTCACTCAcctgtcccagactcctttgagtctgtggcatctgcccCATCGCACGAGCAGGGCGCGCAGCACTACTCGCATGATACAGACCCCGATAGGGCATCATCTGCTGCACCTGCCCCTGCCCCGAGTTTCGCGATCGATCATGATATTAATGATGATTCCGACCCTGTCTTCCCTCCTGGTTTCGATCCAGACCAGGAGATTGAGTTCATACACCTTGATCAACCCATGGAGGACCCAGCTGATCCCGTTGACCCTGCGTTTGCTGATCCCGCGGATTTCGAGATGGAGTTTGACGATctggagcctgctgtggcccccgagccagtagttgctccagacccTGCACTCGAGCATGATCCTATCCATGCTGATGTACCCGCTGTTGATCCATTGATTGCTGATGTACCTATCGAtgatcatcctattgttgctccactTCTGGAGGATGACCATGTTGTTGCTGATGCTCATATTGATGCACCACCATTGTTAGAGGGTCCTGTTGCTGCTCCACTGGTAGTGGATGAGCATGTTGCTGATTTCCCCGTTGATCCTGTTGTTGTTGCTCCTTTTCCTGACCCTGTACCTTTAGAGCCTGATCATGCACTCTTTGTGACTCATGTTGACCCTCAGTATGCACACACCCGGAATGGGTGGAtagaggatgatgatgattttccaccTTTTGTGGTACCAGTTACACCTGTTTCAGCACCAGCTTCAGCTCCTTTTGATGCACCCTTGTTCCCCACACACACTGCTGATGCTCACCGCACAGACCTGCCTATTACATTTCTCCAAGacatacctccaccacgtcctggggAGGGGTCGTCTCATCAGCCTTTTGGCCATGCACCATTCATATCTGGAGGAGATCAGTTCATACCTCCAATGTCTCAACATATTGTTGTTCCCCCTTGTTGCACCGTTTACTGTGCCACCTTTTGCTCCATCTAG